In a single window of the Octopus sinensis linkage group LG1, ASM634580v1, whole genome shotgun sequence genome:
- the LOC115209857 gene encoding uncharacterized protein LOC115209857 isoform X2 has product MYWLIDLTDWIKVVRTRFKAPKFQESTRHQSSSYFCESYRYQSADEKLKSLSRGQGSRTPSQATEDPLTERHERQGRRVAVPSDSQAKARHRSRSEGPRRHLSPSRQDTSGPQWAISHEPRKSPRPLCLRQFSDDDIVNINLSDSDTDSGDSGPKRWTRNPLLIKKKKRHDKTKATEWKLITPPPPPPPQENKSQTMPNSINRPHSGIPSPSSGNKQDHQNTWSNPNRVNAAIPQKAKFQRLEEIRQQRMENYPTSDEETNPHSEISNQIRQRLSQVQAGRGRGRKASIGEYEGVTARSGQEYTNYLNISGDQIVLEPKLKTEVSKPAQMTASFPCYRPMSLGFPASGSLSPPLTFKRDNKPPSQPEKPKPRMVVVEYPRKNNQNIGLTNNFNNSLQKENKNGTDSQIINTNFQCENRKAAASNPNRNSTAFAFGNNIQCISPPPPPQLQQQQQQTFQQQTFQQQQPENFINQNRNFETNSSLQNAFLLSNGHNPQLNTRPLSFQPYVPTQPESPQLPAKMDQHPFQEQKKEKSKSEQKQKSRRSKTGIDSISKESNIKQTTNYSSKCYSDGDSLDELLESNKQYIEPTSVTNTLQLTQHSNSQNEKPISASETSGLPKVSEPIPMLQPVMPKIPELVTTSKPVLLKMSSEPVLMSQQCTGSNLIPVTPRNKQPITSSQIYTEDRKPIHRPTPIRISEPVLITQSPVCESSAFQSCMSWLKSHDNAQQAANQNQRDNQPSKPLENAENMAQYKPLITISESILVSESNKIKNSPEVIKKSLSCSAPSIVSATNASMKENELALPIKDTGMFSDVEYDIEVAERVKKWETKMKTSHKNLPVDIKTGEIPDIGENHLPTTVKHMASEWSKYLAVIDEDTVATKPYSSDVPTKPVNVNKNMSKSNMTRSLSQTGSISDGDLFKGKTHSKIMVDINKSLLQISPDVNNTTANGLSHSYHEGINKSPTIDSPLFLPVKNFSSNNTGDTAIPASSPLTNKDYQFFIPKHHTTASAPNSGSTTLELKANEKKTVLYPHDINNTNIPAGNFLRRKSDISSDHSISQMISNRRNAEHGNWKNLIGGMQEKLKDSEIWSPQMDSHQGPVSIERVTARTLETIPFSEDPFWKEIEELTNFDHLMKEIPSERKNSTEIDSTKAFTSCQMDAASTQHIKPFSLPSFPASNADNKPQSKPYSTSSLKSSNKIANMNALDEVLLDLQPVLGNRMSNSQRKIFGSHVDMSHKASSPKRPLSYHSGSYHGDQLEVHSQMLKAACSSGPSAERPEFSSQQNLLQLQEGNHGNVMYQSMTKLGEKQYENVVNGNYQLDPSVLKEKLINTGLVERSPSGDDLAILIKNIQEGNNNVMFAFRDSEKPTTYTPAQPEENIEELKVLASQVEDKLSEIKSKILKADESNLDRILNTLKKFSPATSAMLSADVKSSSSKKPGTEHFVNRKAKLSEALNELEKIYTQLNIGNETLLDCNKPSNFSSPYSSQESHCFRLSSSFSQLYDNTAGHVSSDSFHSDMRYLSASDHGLTTSQRYRELMQVPVKDIGSKYPVKTESQTSNSPSVTESPLIKTEDASGDSVLSTSDVPTRRARTRRQRRSLANEMNHESKKFHQSRNSGKEGNDGPRVYLSSITVEKGSRSKSSARSDTSDGSSRQINGTPRPKPPPRSSSLHRKSGRDDDRNHRKSTPPDFDIKHTTSSSQSQSSNGNKEILENGNISKQNFQQQLRQEQSCSSDSSAEMVQQKKRPVSKSIAKMLDLFSSSDEDRHRKVRTRSRHERRPISEISEEQGNKFSDDSQSSKSSPKSQSSSKVMTPRNVKQRHEAKARQKIVIAQQMMMQENESPQPLLSDENLATEDSSTASKPPLPIPRQRSQSSEKCPSSSDDNVRDEQGRETPNESSNNEKQREKSSPASSNKSRSRWSISSAREFVNANDSPISFEKVAENEVNDHAERCHSFHELFASFEPDRKRIDKLKQLQKSASEEAAEEENGKMHTFHSEPDLRDSINKGNKRFD; this is encoded by the coding sequence agTGCAGATGAGAAACTGAAAAGTCTGTCTAGAGGTCAAGGGTCAAGAACACCCAGTCAAGCAACAGAAGACCCTTTGACGGAAAGACATGAAAGACAAGGAAGAAGAGTTGCTGTGCCTAGTGACAGTCAAGCCAAAGCACGACATCGTTCAAGAAGTGAAGGTCCTCGACGACACCTGAGCCCTAGTAGACAAGATACATCTGGACCACAATGGGCTATCAGTCATGAACCACGCAAAAGTCCTCGTCCATTATGTTTGCGCCAGTTCTCCGATGATGATATCGTTAACATTAATCTATCGGACAGCGACACTGATTCGGGAGATAGTGGACCAAAGCGATGGACACGGAACCCActtttgataaaaaagaaaaaacggcATGATAAAACCAAAGCAACAGAATGGAAACTAAtcactccaccacctccaccaccaccacaagaaaacaaaagccaAACCATGCCAAATTCAATCAATCGGCCACATTCAGGTATTCCATCACCTTCAAGTGGAAACAAGCAGGACCATCAAAATACATGGAGTAATCCTAACAGAGTTAATGCAGCCATTCCTCAAAAAGCTAAGTTTCAGCGGTTAGAAGAAATAAGACAACAGAGAATGGAAAATTATCCCACATCTGATGAAGAAACCAACCCACACTCTGAAATTTCAAACCAAATTCGTCAGAGACTTTCCCAAGTTCAAGCAGgccgtggaagaggtagaaaaGCCTCCATAGGGGAATATGAAGGTGTAACCGCTAGATCTGGTCAAGAGTACACAAATTATCTTAATATTTCAGGTGATCAAATTGTTCTAGAACCAAAACTGAAGACAGAAGTTTCAAAGCCAGCTCAAATGACAGCTTCTTTTCCTTGCTACCGACCTATGTCTCTAGGATTTCCTGCAAGTGGAAGCTTGTCTCCACCTCTCACATTCAAAAGAGATAACAAACCTCCAAGCCAACCGGAAAAACCAAAACCAAGAATGGTTGTTGTTGAATATCCTCGcaaaaataaccaaaatattggtttaacaaataatttcaacaattctttacagaaagaaaataaaaatggaacagattctcaaataataaatacaaattttcaGTGTGAAAACAGGAAGGCAGCTGCAAGCAATCCAAATAGAAATTCCACAGCCTTTGCTTTTGGGAACAATATCCAATGTAtcagtcctcctcctcctcctcagctgcagcagcaacaacaacaaacatttcaGCAACAAACATTTCAGCAACAACAAcctgaaaatttcattaatcaaAACAGAAACTTTGAAACAAATAGTTCCTTGCAAAATGCTTTTCTCTTATCGAATGGGCATAATCCTCAGTTGAACACTCGCCCATTGAGTTTTCAGCCGTATGTTCCAACACAACCAGAATCACCTCAATTACCTGCCAAAATGGATCAACATCCTTTCcaagaacaaaaaaaggaaaaatccaaatccgagcaaaaacaaaaaagtcgTAGATCTAAGACAGGCATAGATTCAATTTCCAAAGAATCGAATATAAAACAGACAACGAATTATTCATCAAAATGTTACAGTGATGGAGATTCACTTGATGAGCTGTTAGAATCAAATAAGCAATACATAGAACCAACGAGTGTCACTAATACTCTTCAATTAACACAGCATTCAAACTCACAGAATGAGAAACCTATATCAGCATCAGAAACATCTGGTTTACCAAAGGTCTCAGAACCAATTCCGATGTTACAGCCAGTTATGCCTAAAATTCCAGAATTAGTTACTACTTCAAAACCTGTTCTACTAAAAATGTCCTCTGAACCAGTCTTAATGTCGCAACAATGTACAGGTTCAAATCTAATTCCCGTTACTCCTAGAAACAAACAACCCATTACATCTTCACAAATTTATACTGAAGATAGAAAGCCAATTCATCGCCCAACCCCAATTAGAATTTCAGAGCCAGTTTTAATTACACAATCCCCTGTCTGTGAGAGCAGTGCATTCCAATCTTGTATGTCTTGGCTAAAATCTCATGATAATGCCCAACAAGCAGCCAACCAAAACCAGAGAGATAATCAGCCATCAAAGCCATTGGAAAATGCTGAAAACATGGCCCAGTATAAACCACTTATAACTATTTCAGAAAGTATTTTGGTGTCAGAatctaacaaaataaaaaactctCCTGAGGTAATTAAAAAATCTTTAAGCTGTTCTGCACCCTCAATAGTAAGCGCAACTAACGCTAGTATGAAAGAAAATGAGTTAGCCTTACCAATAAAAGATACTGGAATGTTTTCTGATGTAGAATATGACATTGAAGTAGCTGAAAGAGTGAAAAAGTGGGAAACTAAAATGAAAACGTCACACAAAAATCTACCAGTAGACATTAAAACAGGAGAAATTCCTGACATTGGGGAGAACCATTTGCCAACAACTGTAAAACATATGGCGAGTGAGTGGTCAAAATATTTAGCTGTTATCGATGAAGATACTGTAGCAACAAAGCCTTATTCTTCAGATGTACCTACCAAACCagttaatgtaaataaaaatatgagtAAAAGCAATATGACCAGAAGTCTTTCACAAACCGGGTCTATATCTGATGGTGACTTATTTAAAGGTAAAACCCATTCAAAAATTATGGTCGATATAAACAAAAGTCTTCTCCAAATATCACCAGATGTAAATAACACAACTGCAAATGGTCTCAGCCATAGCTATcatgaaggaataaataaatcACCGACAATAGACAGCCCCCTTTTCCTTCCAGTAAAAAATTTTTCAAGTAATAACACAGGTGATACAGCTATACCAGCCTCCAGCCCACTGACAAACAAAGATTATCAGTTTTTTATTCCAAAGCATCATACCACTGCTTCTGCGCCAAATAGTGGATCTACTACTTTGGAATTGAAAGCAAATGAGAAGAAAACTGTACTGTATCCTCATGATATAAACAATACCAACATACCAGCTGGAAATTTCCTCAGAAGGAAAAGTGATATATCATCTGACCATAGCATTAGTCAAATGATATCAAACAGAAGAAATGCAGAACATGGTAACTGGAAAAATTTGATTGGTGGAATGCAAGAAAAACTCAAAGATTCAGAGATATGGTCACCTCAAATGGACAGTCATCAAGGACCAGTTAGTATTGAACGAGTTACAGCCAGAACTCTAGAAACAATCCCCTTTTCTGAAGACCCTTTTTGGAAAGAAATTGAGGAATTAACAAACTTTGATCATCTTATGAAAGAAATTCCTTCAGAAAGAAAGAACTCAACTGAAATTGATTCTACAAAAGCATTTACTTCTTGTCAAATGGATGCAGCATCTACTCAGCATATAAAACCTTTTTCCTTACCTTCTTTTCCAGCATCTAATGCTGATAATAAACCTCAATCGAAACCATATTCAACTTCAAGTCTCAAATCTTCAAACAAGATTGCTAACATGAATGCATTAGATGAAGTTCTTTTGGATCTACAGCCAGTCCTTGGTAACAGAATGTCAAATAGTCAAAGAAAGATATTTGGCAGCCATGTGGACATGTCTCACAAAGCAAGTTCACCAAAAAGGCCCCTGTCTTATCATTCAGGGTCTTACCATGGAGATCAATTAGAAGTTCATTCTCAAATGTTAAAGGCTGCTTGTAGTAGCGGTCCCTCTGCAGAACGTCCTGAGTTTTCTTCCCAACAAAATCTTTTACAACTTCAAGAAGGCAACCATGGAAATGTGATGTACCAGTCTATGACTAAACTGGGAGAGAAACAGTATGAGAATGTTGTCAATGGTAACTATCAACTAGATCCCTCCGTGCTGAAAGAGAAACTCATCAACACAGGATTGGTGGAACGTTCCCCATCTGGTGATGATTTAGCCATTCTAATTAAGAATATCCAGGAAGGAAATAATAATGTTATGTTTGCTTTTAGAGACAGTGAAAAGCCAACTACCTACACACCtgctcaaccagaagaaaatataGAGGAACTTAAAGTTCTTGCAAGTCAAGTCGAAGATAAGCTTTCAGAAATTAAATCAAAGATACTCAAAGCAGATGAATCAAATCTTGACAGAATTCTCAACACTCTCAAGAAATTCTCTCCTGCAACGAGTGCAATGCTTTCAGCTGATGTTAAATCTTCAAGCAGCAAAAAACCTGGTACGGAACATTTTGTAAACAGGAAAGCTAAACTTAGTGAAGCGCTTAATGAATTGGAAAAAATTTACACCCAACTTAATATCGGCAATGAAACCTTATTGGACTGCAACAAACCAAGCAATTTTTCTTCTCCGTATTCAAGCCAAGAAAGCCATTGTTTTAGattatcttcttcattttcccAGCTGTATGATAATACAGCTGGACATGTCAGTTCAGACTCATTTCATTCTGACATGCGCTACTTGTCAGCATCCGACCATGGATTAACCACTAGTCAAAGATACCGAGAATTAATGCAAGTTCCAGTGAAAGATATTGGTAGCAAATACCCAGTAAAAACTGAATCTCAGACATCAAATTCTCCTTCAGTTACTGAATCACCTTTAATCAAAACTGAAGATGCATCAGGAGATTCAGTATTGTCTACTTCTGATGTTCCTACACGGCGGGCAAGAACAAGACGCCAAAGGAGGTCACTAGCAAATGAAATGAACCATGAAAGTAAGAAATTCCACCAGAGTAGAAATAGTGGAAAAGAAGGTAATGATGGTCCAAGAGTATATTTGTCCTCAATAACAGTAGAAAAAGGATCACGGTCAAAATCTTCCGCACGATCTGACACTTCAGATGGTAGTTCAAGACAGATTAATGGTACTCCTCGACCCAAACCTCCGCCACGATCTTCTAGTCTACATCGTAAATCAGGACGAGATGACGACAGGAATCACAGAAAGTCAACACCACCTGATTTTGATATAAAACACACTACTTCTAGTAGCCAATCCCAGAGCAGTAATGGAAacaaagaaattctggaaaatggaaatatttcaaaacagAACTTCCAGCAACAATTAAGGCAAGAACAATCATGTTCAAGTGACAGTTCGGCTGAAATGGTACAACAGAAAAAACGACCAGTTTCAAAGAGTATAGCCAAAATGTTGGATCTTTTCAGCTCAAGTGATGAAGATCGTCATCGTAAAGTTAGGACCAGGTCGAGACATGAGAGACGACCAATCAGTGAAATTAGTGAAGAACAAGGAAATAAGTTTTCTGATGATTCACAGAGCTCAAAATCTTCTCCAAAAAGTCAATCATCTTCTAAGGTTATGACTCCACGAAATGTAAAACAACGACATGAAGCGAAAGCAAGACAAAAAATAGTAATAGCTCAACAAATGATGATGCAAGAAAACGAGAGTCCTCAGCCATTACTCTCTGATGAAAATTTAGCTACAGAAGATAGTTCCACTGCTTCAAAACCTCCTTTACCCATACCTAGACAACGGTCACAAAGCTCTGAGAAGTGCCCCTCTTCGTCTGATGATAACGTGAGAGATGAACAAGGTAGAGAAACTCCAAATGAATCTTctaataatgaaaagcaaagagaaaagtCATCGCCAGCTTCATCAAATAAAAGTAGAAGTCGCTGGAGTATATCATCCGCAAGGGAATTTGTCAATGCTAATGACAGTCCTATATCATTTGAAAAAGTTGCTGAAAACGAAGTCAATGATCATGCTGAAAGATGTCATAGTTTTCATGAACTTTTTGCTTCTTTTGAACCGGATCGAAAGCGTATTGACAAACTGAAGCAATTACAAAAATCCGCTTCGGAAGAAGCAGCTGaggaagaaaatggtaaaatgcaTACTTTTCATTCAGAACCAGACTTACGTGATAGTATAAATAAAGGCAACAAAAGATTTGACTAA